The Zavarzinella sp. sequence CACCATACCATCGGCGGGATCAATCAGATAACGCAGGACATCTTTGTCGATTGTCTTCCAACGGACCGTCCGTACGGAACCATCCCCCATCCCCACGCTTACGGTTCCATTGAAGTATGGGCCGCTTTGATCGGGAACACCGTTCTTCGCATCGACCGTGGGGTCTTCCGGTTTGGTCCACGGCACCGCACGGGCACCTTCGAAGGTCATCAGTGTATTTGAAGTGCCATCTTGGAAGCTGGTAATTTTCATTTGAGAGTTATGGTCCGGAAAAGCAGTTTTCGGCCCAAAAAATCGCTGATAAACGGTATAGCCAGGTTTTTCTGTTTTCACACGTGGCGACTGGTAAACCTTGGGCATTTTTTCCAGCAGCTTAATATTGTGCTTGGAATCCCAAGGTTCATCCAGTTTGAATTCCTTGAACAATGTGTCTTCTTCGATGTAAGGCAGTAGCAGCACCCGCCAACTAAGGAGTGGGGCACCTTTTTTGTCCACCACGTTACCCGGCAGATGGTTGTAAACATCATGGTAAGTGTGCATGGCGATGCCGAGTTGTCTCAGATTGTTCTGGCTTTTGGCTCGGTTTGCAGCTTCTTTCACTCGCACAATGGCGTTCTTCTTTAATAACTCCAGATCGATCGTTGGTTCTACCTTGATGCCAAATTCAACCGGGGCATCTTTGGTTTTAGCAGGCGGTGCGGCAAGGATGCCTGTTACCACCACACCAAACGAAAGAAATACTAAAAACAATGTTTTCATGCTGACGACTCCTGTTTTCATGTCATTTTTCCACATTACAGATGGGCTCGATTATTCAAAATCCGGCAGGGGCATTCCATCCTGTGGGTCAAGTAGAATACGTAACGTTTTCTGATCGATTTTGTTCCAATTGATTGGTCTTACCCAGCCATCTGCAAAACCAACATTCGCTTTGCCGTTAAAATAAGGCCCTCCTTGCAGTGGGATATCTTTACCTTCTTCAACAGTGAGGTCATCTGGCTTTGTCCAAACTACCGCACGGGCACCTTCGAAGGTCATGATGGTATTCGAAGTACCATCCGTAATTGCGGCAAAACTGAGTTGCGAATTTGGTTCAGGTAATAAGGTATTTTTCCCATGGAATCGCTGGTAAACCGTATATCCAGTCTGAGAAGTTTTTACCAGAGGCGATTGATAGACCTTGGGCATTTTGTCAATCAATTTTGCATTGTGCTTGGAATCCCAAGGTTCATTCAGTTTGAACTGCTTAAACAGCTCTTCCTGTTCCAGATATGGCAGCAATAACACACGCCAACTCAATAACACTTTCCCATTTTTGTCGACGATATTTGCTGGAAAATGGTTCATCGTATCATGATAAGAATGAAAGGCGATGCCGAGCATTTTCATGTTGTTGGCACTTTTCGAGAGATTTGCACTATTCTTTAGACGCACAATGGCGTTCTTATTCATTAATTGCAGATCGATGACGGGTTCCACCTTGATGCCAAACTCTTCAGGCTTTACTTTCACCTTCGCAGGTGGGGCAGCATCCACTGCTGATTGCAAACCCAGGCACATCGTACAACACATGAACAATCGAAACATTGTGAACTCCGAAACGGGCTTAAAAACATACCTTCGAAGAATTGAATTGGTGACTCACAGCTAATTCGAATCAACTAGCGACTCATTTTGCCATATTTTCAAATTTTGCGACAGAAATTTTTCTGAAAACAAATGAAAAATTTATGAAGACTTTGCTTTGGAAGCAGCAAAAAGAACGGCACCGGCCAAAACCAAGATACATCCTGCCACTTTGGCAGTGCTCAACGGCTGTGGGGCAGTTCGAAACCAGCCAAAATACTCAATCAGCAGCGAAACAGCCAGTTGACCGGCCACGACCAGTGGCAGAACCGCAACAACGCCAATCCTGGGTACCGCGAAAATTGTTGACCAGACAAAAAATACCCCCATCAGACCGCCCAGCCAGATCCACCATGGGGAAGTTTTCGCCGCACTGACAAACTGGGTGGGGCGATATTCCAGCAGGCAGTAAGATATAGCAAATATCGTGCCGATAATAAACGATGCCAGCACAGCGTGCATCCGGTGGTGCAGTGCCTGACCCAAACGACCATTGACGGCGGCCTGCATTGCCAGCACCCCACCTGCAGCAAAAACCAATAAGTAAACCCAACTCTTCAAATGCCTGACCAGAAAGGAGTTACGATAATGCCACTTCTTGGCGTCCCATCTGTAGAATAGTGGTTTCTGGTGGTTTAACCTACATTCAATCATGCATACTTCCCGCTTTATCATCGGTATCGATCTGGGCACCACCAATTGTGCCGTTTCTTACCTCGATACAGGTTCCCCCGAGCCTAGCGTAAGCGATTTAGCCATCCCACAGATCGTGCGTGCGGGTCTGGTTGATGAACGCCCACTGTTGCCTTCCTTTTTGTACCTGCCGGGTGCCGGTGAACAGCCCGAAGGCAGCATGAAGCTACAGTGGGGGGCTAATCGAGACTGGTGCGTGGGAGAATTTGCCCGCAATTTCGGCTCGCAAGTGCCAAATCGGCTGGTCGCTTCTGCAAAATCGTGGTTATGCCATCCCGGGATTGATCATCGGCAGGCAATTTTGCCATGGCAGGCACCCGAAGGAAATCGCAAGATTTCGCCCTTTGAAGCCTGTGTGCGGTATTTACGGCACCTGGCAGATGCCTGGAACGCCACCAAAGCAGGCGATAATTTAGAAAATCGCTTTGAAGAACAGGAAGTTTTCCTGACGGTCCCCGCTTCATTCGACCCAATCGCCCGCGAATTGACCGTCCAGGCTGCAAAAGAAGCTGGCTATCAGCATGTGACTCTGCTGGAAGAGCCCCAGGCGGCGTTTTATGCCTGGTTGGCTGGGAATCCGAACTGGCGAGATCAGGTAACTCCAGGTGATTTGATTCTGGTCGTCGACGTGGGTGGTGGTACCACTGACCTGACACTGATTGAAGTGACGGAAGATGCAGGCAACCTGGCACTGACCCGCCTGGCAGTGGGGGATCACCTGCTGTTAGGTGGCGATAATATGGACCTGACGCTTGCCCACCATTTAGCACAAGTATTTGCCAGCAAAGGACATAAGCTCGATCTGGCACGCACCATTCAGTTGGGGTTCAGTGCTCGGCAGGCAAAAGAAACTTTGCTGAATCACCCAGAACAGACTTCGGCACCAGTCACCGTGTTGGGAAGTGGGCGATCGGTGATTGCCAACACATTGAAAGCCGATTTACAGCGGGATGATGTGCTGCGGATCATTCTGGATGGCTTTTTTGCCCAATGCCCACTAACAGAATCGCCACAAAAATCGGCGAATGCAGGTTTTCAGGAATTGGGTCTGCCGTACGTCAGTGATCCAGCGATTACCAGACATCTGGCAGAATTTCTGACCAAAAATCGCGACTTTTTGCGTGAACGAGACTCAAAAGAAACCAAAAAGGTGAAAAGCTTAAAAAAGTCGACCCACGCTTTGCCTACGAAAGTTCTGTTTAACGGTGGGGTATTTAAATCCAATCCCCTGCAAGAACGACTGCTTACCGTGTTGAATGAGTGGGCAAAATCCGAACATACAGAAACAGTTTCCTCGCTGACAGGCAGCGATCTTGATCAGGCAGTAGCTCGTGGTGCTGCCTATTACGGGTTGGTGCGACGTGGCAGCGGTATTCGCATCCGTGGCGGCACTCCACGCTCTTATTACATTGGCATTGAAACGGCGATGCCTGCCGTACCCGGTTTTCCTCGCCCCATTAAGGCACTGTGCGTGGCCCCCTTTGGCATGGAGGAAGGCTCCCAGGTGGATATCCCCAGCCAGGAATTCGGTCTGATCGTGGGTCAGCAGGCAAAATTTCGCTTTTTGGCCTCCAATTTACGCCGAAATGACCATCCAGGCAGCATTATCGAAGATTGGGAAGCAGACATTGAAGAACTGGCCCCAGTAGCCACCACCCTGGAAGGTGCCGCAGGCCAGCTGGTGCCAGTCCACCTGCATACTAAAGTAACGGAAACCGGCCAAATGGAATTGTGGTGTTTCAGCAGAGACAACCAGCACCAGTGGAAATTGGAGTACGATGTCCGAAATAAGAGTGCCACCACATAATGCGGCGATAAATTTCATACAATAGTAAGAACTTGGATTACAAAATTTTGTGAAAAATCTTTCATCGAAGCCATTTCACCAGTTGACAGCAACAAAATTTCACGATAATTTTCAAGTAGATGGGTGTTTGAGTATCACCCCCGCCAGCGTGGTTGTTGGCAACATTGTTTAACTTTTGGAGGATGACTTATCCCACCGTTTGATCGAAATTCTCGTCAACCAGACAGAGACACCGTCCGCATCAATGAACAAATCCGATTTAGTCCCGTCCGCGTCGTCGGTGCTGAGGGCGAACAGTTAGGTATTATTCCCACGTCGCAGGCATTAGAAATCGCCCGCGAATCCGGTATGGATCTGGTCGAAGTGGCAGCGCGTGAGCGCCCACCAGTTTGCAAGATCATGGATTATGGCAAGTTTCGTTACGAGCAATCCAAGAGCAGCAAAACCAAATCCCACCAGCAGAAGCTGAAAGAAATCCGGGTGCGTCCGAAAACGGGCGAGCACGATGTTGAAACGAAGGTGAATCAAGCGAAGAAATTCCTGGAACACCATGATAAGGTGCTGGTCAACGTGATCTTTCGTGGGCGCGAAATGCAGCACATCGAAGAAGGTCAGCGGATTATGCAGATGGTTCTCGAGCAACTTGCAGAGTTCTGCAAAATCGAAAAACCTGCATCCATGGAAGGCCGAAGGATGACAGCATTGCTGGCACCGAAATCCAATAAAAGTTAATTCACCAGCTTTCTCTTCGACAATAACACTTTATATTGCCGCGCTCCGAATGATCTTCTTGTGAAGATTTCACGCTAACGCTGTATTTTCGTGAAATCTTGAACTTACCACATTGATGCATGCTGGCAACCATGTATGATATGCCCATTATTGCTTGTAGTGTTACGGATTGTGTTGTGGGCAATCATTTTGTTGATTGATTTGATCAGGGGAACTGCTTGATGGGAAAAATGTTGGATCGAGAATCTGCGGATGGACAGGAAGTTCGCCAATGGAAGCTTGCTGACTCGTTCGATACATACGATATTCGGAGTTGGGGCAAAGGATATTTCTCGATCAACAAGAAAGGGAATGTTACCGTTCATCCCAACAAAAAATCGGACGAATCAATCGATCTTCGACTGCTGATCGACGAACTGCAGGATCACGATTACAACGTCCCGATTCTGATACGCTTTGCAGACATTCTCCGCCACCGGGTGGGAGAGATTGCAGGCTCATTCCAGACAGCAATCGACGAACACCAGTACCAGGGCGGCTATTGCTGTGTGTACCCGATTAAAGTAAACCAGCAACGTCATGTCGTCGAAGAAATCCTCGATTTTGGTAAGCCGTATAAGTTTGGTATTGAAGCGGGCTCGAAACCAGAACTGCTGGCCGTGCTCGCGATTACCGATGGCTCCGATACGCCAATCATCTGCAATGGCTTTAAAGATGATGAATTCATTAAGATGGTCATCCTCGCCCGCAAGATTGGCAAGAATGTCATCCCGGTTGTGGAAAAATTCAGCGAACTGGAATTGATCGTCAAGCATTCTGAAGAACTTGGTGTTCGACCGGTCATCGGTGTGCGCGTGAAATTAGCCACACGTGGGTCCGGTCGCTGGAAATCCAGTGCGGGCTATCGTTCAAAATTTGGCCTGACGATTACGGAAGTGCTGGAAGCACTGGAATATCTCAAATCGCGTGGGATGGAAGACTGCCTGCAAATGACCCACTTCCACCTGGGCAGTCAGATTACCAATATTCGCAAGGTGAAAGATGCCCTGACAGAAGCCGCACGGATTTATGTGGAACTGTACCGGGCAGGTGCTGGCCTGAAACTGATGGATGTTGGCGGGGGACTGGGAATTGATTACGATGGCAGCCAGACCGATTTTGAATCGAGCGTCAACTATACGCTGCAGGAATACGCAAACGACGTTGTATCGCGGATCATGACCGTTTGTAACGAAGCTGGAGTGCCGCACCCCACCATCATCAGTGAATCTGGCCGGGCAGTGGTTGCCTATCACAGCGTACTGGTCTTTGATGTGCTGGGTACATCGAATTTTGACCGTTGCGAATCGCCCGCAGAACTTCCTGAGGATTGCCCTGCTCCAATCCGCGATATGTTCACCATTCACCGTGAACTGAACAAACGCAATTTTCTGGAAGGCTACCACGACAGCGTGCAGGCAATTGAAGAAGCCTTGAATCTGTTTAATCTTGGCTACCTTTCGATTGAATTGCGAGCTCTTGCAGAACGGCTGTTCTGGGCCGTCGGAAAGAAAATTCTGCGTCTGATCCGTGAAATGGACTACGTTCCGGAAGAACTGCAAAATCTGGAAACAATGCTTTCCGATACATACTTCTGCAATTTTTCCGTGTTCCAGTCGATGCCGGATTCGTGGGCAATCAAACAACTATTCCCGATTATGCCTATCCACCGCCTGAACGAAGCCCCCACTCGCCGGGCGGTATTGGGCGACATCACCTGCGATTCGGATGGGAAAGTCGATCAATTTATTGATCGGCGTGATGTGCGAAGTACCCTGGAACTCCACCCTTTCAACGGCGAACCATATTATCTGGCTGCGTTCCTGGTGGGTGCGTATCAGGAAATCCTCGGCGATCTGCATAACCTCTTCGGCGATACCAATGCGGTCCACGTGAATCTGACTGATGATGGCGATTACGAAATTGATGACTTCATTCCTGGGGACCGAGTGGATGAAGTGTTGAATTACGTGCAGTTCTCTTCTGAAAAGTTAATTGAGCGAATGAGGAAAGAGGTAGACAAAGCAGTACGTGCCCAGAAAGTAACTGCCCGTGAAGCAAAACAATTTTTACGCTTTTATCAGGAAGGGATGGAAGGGTATACTTACCTGGAAGAATAACGATCCCACTGGGATCATCACTCATCCGAGGAAGTTCATGTCCATTCGACTCTCCATCATTTTGTTACTTTTCACTATTTCGTTTTCCACTGCTGGTGAACAACCGCCAAATATCATCCTCTGCATGACTGATGATCAGGGGTGGGGCGATGCGAGCTATCAGGGGCATCCCAAACTGAAGACTCCCCACCTGGATGATTTATCCCGCCGTGGGATTCGATTTGACAGGTTCTATGCTGCGGCACCAGTCTGCTCTCCCACCCGTGGCAGCTTTCTGACAGGCAGACATCCCAATCGATTTGGCTGTTTTCTATATGGATATCCCCTGAAAACCGAAGAAATCACCCTGCCCCAGTACTTGCAGAAAGCGGGCTATCGCACCGGCCATTTTGGCAAGTGGCACCTGAATGGGATCAGCGGCCCCGGAAAAGCAGTGCTGAAATCTGACCCACTGCACCCAGGTGTGTTTGGCTTCGATCGGTGGGTCTCCGCGTCGAATTTTTATGATCTTAACCCCAGCCTGGGGAAAGATGGCGTTGCCACGGACTATCAAGGGGATGGTTCAGATATTGCTGTGGCAGAAACAATTAAGTTCATTGATGCAGAACAAGCCGATGATACCAAAAAGCCATTTTGTGCAGTGGTCTGGTTTGGAAACCCCCACTTACCACATAAAGCCCTGCAGGAAGATCTGAAGGCAGCTGGTGGCTCCCACTATCATGGGGAAATAATTGCAATTGATCGTGCCATGGGTACGATTGTCAAAGCACTGGCAGATCGCAGGATTTCCGAAAACACCATTGTGTTCTTTTGCAGCGATAATGGTGGTAAAGAAGTGGGTTCCACTGGCGATTTACGTGGCTTCAAAGGTTCGGTGTGGGAAGGTGGCCTGCGGGTGCCTGGTCTGCTGGTTTGGCCTTCAAAAATCAAACCGGTTGTTACCGCCGAACCTGCCTGCACAAGCGACCTATTGCCCACAATTCTAGATCTGCTGAACATCCCGCTTGCAGATAAACGACCGATCGATGGTGTCAGTTGGAAGCCACTGATTGAAGGAAAACCCTGGAAGCGGGAAGGTGGGATCGGTTTCTGGCACTATGCTGCAGGTAAGAAAAACGCGGGAAATCAGAAATTTGCCATCGAAGTAGGACACGCCGCCTGGAACAAGGGGAATTACAAACTCCACCGCACCGCGAAAGGTGATTTTCAACTTTATGATCTGGTAACAGATCGACAGGAAAAGAATGATCTGGCTACCAAAATGCCCGATCTACTGAAGGAATATCAGGCGGAACTGACCACATGGCAGAAATCAGTCGTCAACAGCTATCGTGGGCTGGATTATCCAAAGAAATAGGCATCACGCAGGCAGTTCACTGGTTTTGCCGTTTCGCAAGCTGGATTCTTTTTCGGTGCGATCCACTATCGTCAATCCGTGGGAAATAGCGTTCCCTGTCGCACGTTCTGGCACATCGTCGGAATCGACTAAAGTTTCCGATTCGACAACTGCAAGTTGCTCTTCATTCCAGAAGCAGCGTAATGCCACCTGACCACACCGTTCCTGAAATTGGGCAGGTGTTTCTTCCAGGTCTGGATAGCGGTCAATAAATTCCAGCATCTGCTGTAATGCTGCTGCATATTCACCGAGTATCTTGTGGGCCATCAACCGTTTATCCCCCACTTCCATGTAGGACAGTTCTACGGCCTTATCCACCCGACCAGGTCGTGTCGAAATAAACTCGGTGCTACCATCCGGCAACTTTCTTGGCTGACCCAGTGCGGGGTCGATCTTGCTCAGATCATTGGTAGTAATGATGGTAAAGATCCCATCCGTGCGTTCTACACCATCGAGACAATTCAGCAAACAATCAAACGTCAGTGGTGTAAACATCCCCTTGTCTTTGTTCTCTTTGCCAGAATCTGCCGATGACTTGTTATCTGAAAAGAACATCGGCATCATACTGGTTTTCCTCGAAACGTTTTCACGACCATGAAAGACATTGTCGATATCTTCAATCAGTGCAATACATGGGATATTGACCTGCATTTCCCGCCAGGATTTCATCAGTTCGTGGTTGGACATTTCCGCAAGATTGAACACATAAATCGGCATGTTCAGGTCTTCGGCAAATGCCCGTGCCAGTGCGGTTTTACCCGTTCCGGGTGGGCCATACAGCAACCAACCCCTCTTCCACGGAATCCCTTTGTTCAAATACCAATCACGGTTATTTCGCCATAATTCAATTTCTCGAATCAATTGCTTCACCCGTTGCGGGAAAATCAGGTTTTCCAGGGCACTGCCTTCAGTCAGCCGGAACTTCCCCAGTTCATCAGGCGTTATTCCCAATAACCGGTAGTAGCCCTGCTGGTACCACGCCAGGCCATTGGTGCCATTCTGGTGCCGATGGTTCTCTTCATCGCCACGTTTTGGCACATAATGAATGACAAAGCGAGAATTTTTCTGCGATGCCTGCTGGTCATTATCCCAGCTTTGTTGATTGCAGGCGTTACAAGCATTCAGCAACAGTTGTTCCACATCCACTGTGCCGCGCACAAAGGTCAATGTGCTGTAAATTTTGGTAATTTCATCATCCCCACCTGATTCGTTTTTGGTTTTTCCGTTCGCTTTTGATTCTACTGTGTTGGAAAAATAGAACGGAATCCAACCATGCCAGAAGATCATACTGCGGTTACCGAACTGTTCATATGCAACCAGGCCATACCGCCCATCGCGTCGGTGGGCATGCCACGCACCAAACATCCGATCGTACGTGCGAGATCGCTTCTTATTGGTCACCAGATAAGCAACCAACGCGTTGTGGGCAAACTCGGTGGGGATTTCTGCCTGCTGCACAAATAAACTGCAGATGCGCCAGATAACCCCCTTAATCTTCGTCCAAAAACTGGCAACAACGCCCAAAGCGGCCCCACCTGCTAGTAACTTCCACATGTCATCCATCGTGTTATCCATTTAATCTGAGAAAATTATTGAGTCGGGAAAATGTTCTGATTCTAAGTGAACTGTCAAGTACCATACTTAACGGAGAATGGAAGTACGATGTTGGTTCAGGTTTTTTTGAAATATTTTCTGCAGAATTTTCTCTGAATTGTGGCAGCAGAAATCAGCATAGAAAATATGGGATCGCTCTCATATTTATTGGTTTTAGCCCCAGTTCAGCCAAGAGGTGATCGCGATTTTGCAAAAATTCACAAAATATTTTCTGCCGCTGCAACACCTTGCTGGGGAATTACTTATGACGATCGGTTCGATGAATTTTTGGAGAGTTTTGCAAAAAAATGAGCAGTTTGAGAATAGACGAGGATATATTAATATAAGTGAACTATTTAACAGTATTTGTTCACTTGATATGGCACATAAAGAAAATCCTCTAAACCTTAGAGTGCTTCCATGATTCGATTTATATCTGATAAAACATATTCCCGTGACGCGTGGAGCGGGAAATTCGATCAGTGGCGTACAAACCTGCGAGTACAAATTCTACGCACGCTGCACGCATGCCGGGGTGATCCGCACGGTTGAGCTCAAATGCCTTTTCCCAGGCCTGGGGCACCTTTTTCAATCGTTCAACATAACTGGCAGAAGGAAGCGTATCGCCCACTTCAACCTTCACGCCTTTCGAGAACAGTTCGGAAATGGCTTCCAAGCCGTGGCTTTCGACATATTCTTCAAAGACGTTGGCAATTGCTTCGGCGATGATTGCTTCCAGCACCTGGTTTTCAGACATCTGCGTGGTGCCCATGAGATCCAGTTCCAGCTTGCCCAGCGACGAGGTGGGCAAATGGCCTAGATCACTGATCCGGGGCACAGCCGGCTTTTCCTGGTGCAATATGCCACGTCTTCGTGCTGAAGCCACCATGGTGCGATAATTCGCCAGACTGAAACGGGCACTGACTCCAGACTGATGATCGACATATTTCGACTTGCGGGCACAAATCGTAATCTGTTCGATCACCTGCTGCATGAAGTACGGCACGTGCACGGGGTACTCACCTTCCAGATCGAGGTGGGACTCCTGCACCATGATCTGAATACCCAGATCTCGATCTTTGGGATAATGCGTCTGTATCAGCGAACCAATACGATCTTTCAACTGGGGGATCACCTTTCCGGAACGATTGTAAGTGGCTGGGTTCGCGGAAAACAGAATCAGTATGTCGAGATCGAACTGGATGGGATAGCCACGGATCTGGACATCCCGTTCTTCGAGGATATTGAACAGCCCCACCTGGATCAGTTCATCCAGTTCCGGGATTTCGTTCATGGCAAAGATTCCACGGTGCATCCGCGGGATCAAACCAAAGTGCAGCGATTCTTCCAGCGACATGCTGGTGCCTGCTGCCAGTTTGGCAGGATCGAGTTCGCCAATAATGTCTGCAAACTTGGTGCCCGGTGCCAGGCGTTCTGCATAACGATCTTTCCTTGCCCACCAGGCAATGGGGATATCTTTAGGATCGGTATTTTGAATCAGGCGTTTTCCCGCAGAAGTAATCGGCTTCAGAGGGTCTTCTTTTACAGGAGAATCAGGAATGTTCAGATAAGGAATTTCCGGGTCGAGAAATCGAACTAATGACCGCATCAGGCGGCTCTTCCCCTGCCCTTTTTCGCCCAGGAATAGCATGTCGTGCCCGGCAAGCATGGCAATAGAAATTTCCGGAATGACGGTGTTTTCATAGCCCACCATTCCCGGAAACATTTCTTCCTGCTGGGCCATGCACCGGATGAAGTTGCTCCTCACCTCATCTTTGATCGAGCGGGATTGCCAACCTGTTGCCAGCAGGTCATGTAATGTGGTGGGTTTCGAAATCTGGTTCAATGGTCAATCCTTGCAACGATGGTGATAAGGTAATTTTAGACGAAACTACGAAGAAAATGCCAACGAAACGATCAAGGACTGAAGACGGGTTCACTTTCCAGTGCCAGCACCCCAAAAGCACATTGCAATACCATGCGGTGTGGCTCTCTGTTCACAAAGTGATGAAGTCCTTGAATCCCAAGTGCATATTCGCGCAAGGCAAGCCCATGTTTGCGGGTATTCGTGCGTTCGCGTAATCTGGCGAGTAAGTGCGGCAGAGTATATTCCGGACCAAAAATTAACCGCAGATACTCTCGCCCACGTACTTTCATGGCGGGTTGTACGGCTTTACCCTGCGTAGTCTCAACAGGATCGAGTGGCTTGACAACCATTCCTTCGTTTCCTGCGTTGGTTATTCCCAACCACCATTGGGTGCCTGAAGCACAGGATTCCGGCTGAGATGTGTCTACCACAATGTATTGTGTACGCTGCAATAAATCTTCCTGCTGACAGACAAGATTTTCTAAGGTGTCCATCTGCCACTGGTGCGAGTGGGCATCGTACACCTGGTTTTCACCCGCCAGAATTTGAAAGGGTGCAAAACGGATATCACTCTCTGTTACAGTAGGAGAAATGAAATGTTGCAATGATCGCTGGTATTGTTCGAGGCATTCCAGGCGAGCCGTCATGGCCTGTCGAAAATCATGTAACCGATCATCGGTTTGATTGCGAATCCCCGTCTGCAATTGATGCAAAGCATGGTAGCCCGCCGCACCCGTCTGCAGATATTGGGTGCGAATCAGCTCATCTGCTTTGTAGCCCCAGGGGAGTAGTTCGCCATCAATACATAACCAATCAGTTTTTAACTGCTCCCACAGTAGAGATTGATCCAGTGCCAGCCGCAAACGTGCCAGAAACTTACGTTCGGTACGTTCATCACGAAAAAATCGCTTTCCAGTTCGTGTATAGGCAATCCCACCGTGG is a genomic window containing:
- a CDS encoding sulfatase-like hydrolase/transferase, with the protein product MSIRLSIILLLFTISFSTAGEQPPNIILCMTDDQGWGDASYQGHPKLKTPHLDDLSRRGIRFDRFYAAAPVCSPTRGSFLTGRHPNRFGCFLYGYPLKTEEITLPQYLQKAGYRTGHFGKWHLNGISGPGKAVLKSDPLHPGVFGFDRWVSASNFYDLNPSLGKDGVATDYQGDGSDIAVAETIKFIDAEQADDTKKPFCAVVWFGNPHLPHKALQEDLKAAGGSHYHGEIIAIDRAMGTIVKALADRRISENTIVFFCSDNGGKEVGSTGDLRGFKGSVWEGGLRVPGLLVWPSKIKPVVTAEPACTSDLLPTILDLLNIPLADKRPIDGVSWKPLIEGKPWKREGGIGFWHYAAGKKNAGNQKFAIEVGHAAWNKGNYKLHRTAKGDFQLYDLVTDRQEKNDLATKMPDLLKEYQAELTTWQKSVVNSYRGLDYPKK
- a CDS encoding Hsp70 family protein, with the translated sequence MHTSRFIIGIDLGTTNCAVSYLDTGSPEPSVSDLAIPQIVRAGLVDERPLLPSFLYLPGAGEQPEGSMKLQWGANRDWCVGEFARNFGSQVPNRLVASAKSWLCHPGIDHRQAILPWQAPEGNRKISPFEACVRYLRHLADAWNATKAGDNLENRFEEQEVFLTVPASFDPIARELTVQAAKEAGYQHVTLLEEPQAAFYAWLAGNPNWRDQVTPGDLILVVDVGGGTTDLTLIEVTEDAGNLALTRLAVGDHLLLGGDNMDLTLAHHLAQVFASKGHKLDLARTIQLGFSARQAKETLLNHPEQTSAPVTVLGSGRSVIANTLKADLQRDDVLRIILDGFFAQCPLTESPQKSANAGFQELGLPYVSDPAITRHLAEFLTKNRDFLRERDSKETKKVKSLKKSTHALPTKVLFNGGVFKSNPLQERLLTVLNEWAKSEHTETVSSLTGSDLDQAVARGAAYYGLVRRGSGIRIRGGTPRSYYIGIETAMPAVPGFPRPIKALCVAPFGMEEGSQVDIPSQEFGLIVGQQAKFRFLASNLRRNDHPGSIIEDWEADIEELAPVATTLEGAAGQLVPVHLHTKVTETGQMELWCFSRDNQHQWKLEYDVRNKSATT
- a CDS encoding DUF1559 domain-containing protein, translated to MFRLFMCCTMCLGLQSAVDAAPPAKVKVKPEEFGIKVEPVIDLQLMNKNAIVRLKNSANLSKSANNMKMLGIAFHSYHDTMNHFPANIVDKNGKVLLSWRVLLLPYLEQEELFKQFKLNEPWDSKHNAKLIDKMPKVYQSPLVKTSQTGYTVYQRFHGKNTLLPEPNSQLSFAAITDGTSNTIMTFEGARAVVWTKPDDLTVEEGKDIPLQGGPYFNGKANVGFADGWVRPINWNKIDQKTLRILLDPQDGMPLPDFE
- the infC gene encoding translation initiation factor IF-3 — its product is MNEQIRFSPVRVVGAEGEQLGIIPTSQALEIARESGMDLVEVAARERPPVCKIMDYGKFRYEQSKSSKTKSHQQKLKEIRVRPKTGEHDVETKVNQAKKFLEHHDKVLVNVIFRGREMQHIEEGQRIMQMVLEQLAEFCKIEKPASMEGRRMTALLAPKSNKS
- a CDS encoding DMT family transporter, which codes for MIECRLNHQKPLFYRWDAKKWHYRNSFLVRHLKSWVYLLVFAAGGVLAMQAAVNGRLGQALHHRMHAVLASFIIGTIFAISYCLLEYRPTQFVSAAKTSPWWIWLGGLMGVFFVWSTIFAVPRIGVVAVLPLVVAGQLAVSLLIEYFGWFRTAPQPLSTAKVAGCILVLAGAVLFAASKAKSS
- the speA gene encoding biosynthetic arginine decarboxylase, with translation MGKMLDRESADGQEVRQWKLADSFDTYDIRSWGKGYFSINKKGNVTVHPNKKSDESIDLRLLIDELQDHDYNVPILIRFADILRHRVGEIAGSFQTAIDEHQYQGGYCCVYPIKVNQQRHVVEEILDFGKPYKFGIEAGSKPELLAVLAITDGSDTPIICNGFKDDEFIKMVILARKIGKNVIPVVEKFSELELIVKHSEELGVRPVIGVRVKLATRGSGRWKSSAGYRSKFGLTITEVLEALEYLKSRGMEDCLQMTHFHLGSQITNIRKVKDALTEAARIYVELYRAGAGLKLMDVGGGLGIDYDGSQTDFESSVNYTLQEYANDVVSRIMTVCNEAGVPHPTIISESGRAVVAYHSVLVFDVLGTSNFDRCESPAELPEDCPAPIRDMFTIHRELNKRNFLEGYHDSVQAIEEALNLFNLGYLSIELRALAERLFWAVGKKILRLIREMDYVPEELQNLETMLSDTYFCNFSVFQSMPDSWAIKQLFPIMPIHRLNEAPTRRAVLGDITCDSDGKVDQFIDRRDVRSTLELHPFNGEPYYLAAFLVGAYQEILGDLHNLFGDTNAVHVNLTDDGDYEIDDFIPGDRVDEVLNYVQFSSEKLIERMRKEVDKAVRAQKVTAREAKQFLRFYQEGMEGYTYLEE
- a CDS encoding DUF1559 domain-containing protein gives rise to the protein MKTLFLVFLSFGVVVTGILAAPPAKTKDAPVEFGIKVEPTIDLELLKKNAIVRVKEAANRAKSQNNLRQLGIAMHTYHDVYNHLPGNVVDKKGAPLLSWRVLLLPYIEEDTLFKEFKLDEPWDSKHNIKLLEKMPKVYQSPRVKTEKPGYTVYQRFFGPKTAFPDHNSQMKITSFQDGTSNTLMTFEGARAVPWTKPEDPTVDAKNGVPDQSGPYFNGTVSVGMGDGSVRTVRWKTIDKDVLRYLIDPADGMVVPNID